From one Nonomuraea polychroma genomic stretch:
- a CDS encoding ABC transporter ATP-binding protein: MAEFGVSTPSVGVAGAKPATSTGKPLSVVALRKTYGDAVAVDEASMEIAAGEFVTFLGASGSGKTTTLMMIAGFCEPDSGTITVGGRDVTRLAPQKRNLGFVFQQYLLFPHMTVGENVAFPLQLRGVPKDEIRRRVGETLEMAGLSGLAGRRPRELSGGQQQRVALCRALVYRPPVILMDEPLGALDKKLRDQLQVEIKAIQQELGLTVIYVTHDQEEALVLSDRIAVMRNGRIEQFDTPRELFERPKTAFVADFLGAANFLPGRVEQQTDAHTLVRLDRSGGLLKARRHDLAAGVPVKVAVQPGRLRVCAPDDGFCTGTVETATYVGSVVRAGVRVDRGDAPLLRMEAPAKSGPVIGERVGICADADDVNLFPDEQGR, from the coding sequence GTGGCTGAGTTCGGTGTGTCCACGCCGTCCGTCGGAGTGGCCGGCGCCAAGCCGGCCACCTCGACCGGCAAACCGCTGTCGGTAGTGGCCCTGCGCAAGACGTACGGGGACGCCGTCGCCGTCGACGAGGCGTCCATGGAGATCGCCGCCGGGGAGTTCGTCACCTTCCTCGGCGCCTCGGGGTCGGGCAAGACCACGACCCTGATGATGATCGCCGGTTTCTGCGAGCCGGATTCCGGCACCATCACCGTCGGGGGCCGCGACGTGACCCGGCTGGCCCCGCAGAAGCGCAACCTCGGTTTCGTCTTCCAGCAGTACCTGCTGTTTCCACACATGACCGTCGGCGAGAACGTCGCGTTCCCGCTGCAGCTGCGTGGCGTGCCGAAGGACGAGATCCGGCGGCGAGTTGGAGAGACGCTGGAGATGGCGGGCCTGTCGGGCTTGGCGGGCCGCCGGCCGCGCGAGCTGTCCGGCGGGCAGCAGCAGCGGGTGGCCCTGTGTCGTGCGCTGGTCTACCGGCCGCCGGTCATCCTCATGGACGAGCCGCTGGGCGCGTTGGACAAGAAGCTGCGCGACCAGCTCCAGGTCGAGATCAAGGCCATCCAGCAGGAGCTGGGCCTGACCGTCATCTACGTCACGCACGATCAGGAGGAGGCGCTGGTCCTGTCCGACCGCATCGCGGTGATGCGCAACGGCAGGATCGAGCAGTTCGACACCCCCCGGGAGCTGTTCGAGCGGCCGAAGACCGCCTTCGTCGCGGACTTCCTCGGCGCGGCCAACTTCCTGCCGGGCCGCGTGGAACAGCAGACCGACGCGCACACCCTGGTCCGCCTGGACCGGAGCGGGGGCCTGCTGAAGGCACGGCGCCACGACCTGGCCGCCGGTGTCCCGGTCAAGGTCGCCGTCCAGCCGGGCCGGCTCCGGGTGTGCGCGCCCGATGACGGCTTCTGCACCGGCACGGTGGAGACGGCGACGTACGTGGGCAGTGTGGTGCGTGCCGGTGTGCGGGTCGACCGCGGTGACGCCCCGCTGCTGCGCATGGAAGCACCGGCCAAGAGCGGACCCGTCATCGGCGAGCGGGTCGGGATCTGCGCGGATGCCGACGACGTCAACCTCTTCCCCGACGAACAGGGCAGGTGA
- a CDS encoding ABC transporter substrate-binding protein, whose translation MTHAPIGRRALLRGAAALAALPALAACGTGTSRATGSSGSSGSSGSSAKTVAVRNSGGAYGEALKKAIYDPFTKETGITVQVANLDGAQVVAQIKQGRPQVDLIYNSMMDHAKFVHENALEKLDLDRIKNLKIAKLPDSQITEYAVADSFYAQCMAYRTDAFGGRKPESWADFWDAKAFQGGRSMCNPDADLPELEFALLADGVPMDKLYPLDVDRAFKALDRIKSEVKKYWDSGPLPGMLLTRQEVTMATVWHGRLADLTKQGVPVAAQLNGARRQFQGYSISKGAANLDAAYQLFDYAVNPDVQARLAMAYPSNPSSPLAYEKLTEEVRNGLAGAPQNYDKGFDVDTEWWIKNEEAVTKRWLGWARG comes from the coding sequence ATGACACATGCACCGATCGGAAGGCGGGCGCTGTTGCGCGGCGCCGCCGCGCTGGCCGCCCTGCCGGCGCTCGCCGCCTGCGGCACCGGCACCAGCCGCGCCACCGGCTCCAGCGGCTCCAGCGGCTCCAGCGGCTCCAGCGCCAAGACGGTGGCCGTCCGCAACAGTGGCGGGGCCTACGGCGAGGCCCTCAAGAAGGCGATCTACGACCCGTTCACCAAGGAGACCGGCATCACCGTCCAGGTCGCCAACCTCGACGGCGCCCAGGTCGTGGCCCAGATCAAGCAGGGTCGCCCTCAGGTCGACCTCATCTACAACTCGATGATGGACCACGCCAAGTTCGTCCACGAGAACGCCCTGGAGAAGCTGGACCTCGACCGGATCAAGAACCTCAAGATCGCCAAGCTGCCCGACAGCCAGATCACCGAGTACGCCGTCGCCGACAGCTTCTACGCCCAGTGCATGGCGTACCGCACCGACGCCTTCGGCGGGCGTAAGCCGGAGTCCTGGGCCGACTTCTGGGACGCCAAGGCTTTCCAGGGCGGCCGCTCGATGTGCAACCCGGACGCCGACCTGCCAGAGCTGGAGTTCGCGTTGCTGGCCGACGGCGTCCCGATGGACAAGCTGTACCCGCTCGACGTGGACCGCGCCTTCAAGGCGCTGGATCGGATCAAGTCCGAGGTCAAGAAGTACTGGGACAGCGGCCCGCTCCCCGGCATGCTGCTCACCCGCCAGGAGGTGACGATGGCCACCGTCTGGCACGGCCGCCTCGCCGATCTGACCAAGCAGGGCGTCCCGGTCGCGGCCCAGCTGAACGGCGCCCGCCGCCAGTTCCAGGGCTACTCCATCTCCAAGGGCGCGGCCAATCTGGACGCCGCCTACCAGCTCTTCGACTACGCGGTGAATCCCGACGTCCAGGCCCGCCTGGCCATGGCATACCCGTCGAACCCGTCGTCCCCCCTTGCCTACGAGAAGCTCACCGAGGAGGTGCGCAACGGCCTCGCCGGTGCGCCGCAGAACTACGACAAGGGCTTCGACGTGGACACCGAGTGGTGGATCAAGAACGAAGAGGCGGTCACCAAGCGCTGGCTGGGGTGGGCTCGTGGCTGA
- a CDS encoding succinylglutamate desuccinylase/aspartoacylase family protein, giving the protein MTWTIATLTAEPGAKTSGTVTVDLGTTTADVPLILIHGSRPGPTVVITGGVHGGEFAGIAAAAQLAARLQPDDVVGRIAICPVANPPAVYGGRLNVSPLDGVNINRVFPGDPAGGPTERMAAWLFEHLIPGADAYADLHSGGIDETLLDFVGYRLTGDDALDARNRAMAHAVGYEHVVFGRSAEGGNSHAAANRLGIPAVLIETGQRGDRDPATVRTLLDALHRLLNHLGAIEGPAPAPTATPREWVWTGDVESPAAGLWYPDAVTGDEVTEGQAIGRIVDPVDGAEHKVTATATGTIIYGMNGLTVVRGAHLAATAAPA; this is encoded by the coding sequence ATGACCTGGACCATCGCCACCCTGACCGCCGAACCCGGCGCCAAGACCAGCGGCACCGTCACCGTGGATCTCGGCACGACCACCGCCGACGTCCCGCTGATCCTCATCCACGGCTCCCGTCCCGGCCCCACCGTGGTCATCACCGGCGGGGTCCACGGCGGCGAGTTCGCCGGGATCGCCGCCGCCGCTCAGCTCGCGGCCCGGCTCCAGCCCGACGACGTGGTGGGCCGGATCGCGATCTGCCCCGTCGCCAACCCGCCCGCCGTCTACGGCGGTCGCCTCAACGTCTCGCCGCTCGACGGCGTCAACATCAACCGGGTCTTCCCCGGCGACCCCGCCGGCGGACCGACCGAGCGGATGGCCGCATGGCTGTTCGAGCACCTCATCCCCGGCGCCGACGCCTACGCCGACCTGCACAGCGGCGGCATCGACGAGACCCTGCTCGACTTCGTCGGCTACCGCCTCACCGGGGACGACGCCCTCGATGCCAGGAACCGCGCGATGGCCCACGCCGTCGGCTACGAGCATGTCGTGTTCGGCCGCTCCGCCGAGGGCGGCAACAGCCACGCCGCCGCCAACCGCCTCGGCATCCCCGCCGTCCTCATCGAGACCGGCCAGCGCGGCGACCGCGACCCGGCCACCGTGCGGACCCTGCTGGACGCCCTGCACCGGCTGCTGAACCACCTCGGGGCCATCGAGGGACCTGCCCCGGCGCCGACGGCCACGCCACGCGAATGGGTGTGGACGGGTGACGTCGAATCACCCGCGGCCGGCCTGTGGTATCCCGACGCCGTCACCGGCGACGAGGTCACCGAAGGACAGGCCATCGGCCGGATCGTCGACCCCGTCGACGGCGCAGAGCACAAGGTCACCGCCACGGCCACCGGAACGATCATCTATGGCATGAACGGCCTCACCGTCGTCCGCGGTGCGCATCTGGCCGCCACCGCCGCTCCCGCCTGA
- the solA gene encoding N-methyl-L-tryptophan oxidase: MAATKRVAVVGVGTMGSQAAWRLAARGAEVVGYDRFAPGHDRSAAGGETRIFRSAHFEDSRYVPLLKHADALWEQLQQETGRELRRLTGCLLMGPTEHQQMATVLQSIAEHDLDHEVLDAETLAKRFPQYHLEDGDAAVLDRRAGFIRPELTVQTAARRAEQLGARIHRYTPVREITRVAGGVEVSTDSGSERFDAVVVTVGPWVNDLLPHLPWEVDIRRLISAWYVPTTDAWFGEERPAFIRTAPTHCYGLPSPDGVSVKVGLSRDLHRPAGDPNALDRTVQPEELEIFTELLRRHLPDLHPDPTRLSVYMEGYTESSRPLVGPLPGAGDENVILLAGFSGHGFKLSPAFGDIAADLALDGTSSQPIEFMTTLGRTAA, from the coding sequence GTGGCAGCCACGAAGCGTGTCGCGGTCGTCGGCGTCGGAACGATGGGCAGCCAGGCCGCCTGGCGGCTGGCGGCCCGCGGCGCCGAGGTCGTCGGATACGACCGGTTCGCCCCCGGCCACGACCGCAGCGCCGCCGGTGGCGAGACCCGGATCTTCCGCAGCGCGCACTTCGAGGACTCCCGGTACGTCCCGCTCCTCAAGCACGCCGACGCCCTGTGGGAGCAGCTGCAGCAGGAGACCGGCCGCGAGCTGCGCCGTCTGACCGGATGCCTGCTGATGGGGCCGACCGAGCATCAGCAGATGGCCACCGTCCTGCAGTCCATCGCCGAGCACGACCTCGACCACGAGGTGCTGGACGCCGAGACGCTGGCCAAGCGCTTCCCGCAGTACCACCTCGAGGACGGCGACGCCGCCGTGCTCGACCGCCGCGCCGGCTTCATCCGGCCCGAGCTGACGGTGCAGACCGCGGCCCGCCGCGCCGAGCAGCTGGGCGCCCGCATCCACCGCTACACACCGGTGCGGGAGATCACCCGGGTTGCCGGCGGGGTCGAGGTCAGCACCGACTCCGGCAGCGAGCGCTTCGACGCGGTCGTCGTCACGGTCGGCCCCTGGGTCAACGACCTGCTCCCCCACCTGCCGTGGGAGGTGGACATCCGCCGCCTCATCAGCGCCTGGTACGTGCCCACCACCGACGCCTGGTTCGGCGAGGAGCGCCCCGCCTTCATCCGTACGGCGCCCACGCACTGCTACGGCCTGCCCTCCCCGGACGGCGTCTCCGTCAAGGTGGGGCTCTCGCGCGACCTGCACCGCCCGGCCGGCGACCCGAATGCGCTGGACCGCACCGTCCAGCCGGAGGAACTGGAGATCTTCACCGAACTGCTCCGCCGCCACCTGCCGGACCTGCACCCGGACCCGACCCGCCTGTCCGTCTACATGGAGGGCTACACCGAGAGCAGCCGGCCGCTGGTCGGCCCGCTGCCCGGCGCCGGCGACGAGAACGTGATCCTGCTCGCCGGGTTCTCCGGCCACGGCTTCAAGCTCTCGCCCGCCTTCGGCGACATCGCCGCCGACCTGGCGCTGGACGGCACCTCCTCCCAGCCCATCGAGTTCATGACGACCCTCGGCCGCACGGCCGCCTGA
- a CDS encoding IclR family transcriptional regulator → MTRSLRVLEAVAQMQPVTVGELAKHFDLPKSTVQRTLVTLHEAGWLRASRGDTTRWEIGARVLAVRPAALQGSTLFAAAREPMMRLRDVVNETIHLAVPDGLQCMVVVDRVDSDRAVRTFHQIGDTSPLHATAAGRAVLAHLSAGEVNELVARGLESYSPTTVTDPDELRAELGQVRRDGYAVNRNQYRADVCAIAAPILEADGTPLAAVAVSMPDSRFDPDRLPELGRLVSETAAEITARRLGH, encoded by the coding sequence GTGACGCGCAGTCTCCGGGTCCTGGAGGCCGTGGCGCAGATGCAGCCGGTCACCGTGGGGGAGCTGGCCAAACACTTCGATCTCCCCAAGTCGACGGTGCAGCGCACACTGGTGACGCTGCACGAGGCCGGATGGCTGCGCGCCAGCCGCGGCGACACGACGCGGTGGGAGATCGGCGCGCGGGTGCTGGCCGTCCGACCGGCCGCGCTCCAGGGCTCCACCCTGTTCGCCGCCGCGCGCGAGCCCATGATGCGGCTGCGTGACGTGGTCAACGAGACGATCCACCTCGCGGTGCCGGACGGGCTGCAGTGCATGGTCGTGGTGGACCGGGTCGACAGCGACCGGGCGGTGCGCACCTTTCACCAGATCGGCGACACCTCTCCGCTGCATGCCACCGCGGCCGGCCGTGCAGTGCTCGCTCATCTGAGCGCGGGCGAGGTCAACGAATTGGTCGCGCGCGGACTGGAGAGCTACAGCCCGACGACCGTGACCGATCCCGACGAGCTGCGCGCCGAGCTCGGGCAGGTGCGGCGTGACGGGTACGCGGTGAACCGCAACCAGTACCGGGCGGACGTCTGCGCGATCGCGGCGCCCATTCTGGAGGCGGACGGCACGCCGCTCGCCGCGGTGGCGGTGTCCATGCCGGACTCGCGCTTCGACCCGGACCGGCTGCCCGAGCTGGGCCGCCTGGTCTCCGAGACGGCAGCGGAGATCACGGCCCGCCGGCTCGGCCACTGA
- a CDS encoding D-2-hydroxyacid dehydrogenase, whose amino-acid sequence MGRPLLVALHDGTPLPHPERVEALADVRHVGEDGLAGALPGADVLLVGGAGFTGIVRAWPADPALAPRWVHVAATGVEHVLFDALVRDSGLTLTNSRGIYDEAIAEYVLGLILALAKDLPGTLAHQRRREWRWRESERIGGRAVLVAGTGPIGRAIARQLRAAGLRVSGAGRTGRSGDPDFGTVYGGGELLAALGEADYIVLAAPLTPQTRGMIDERALRAMKPTARLVNVGRGGLVVQDALVDALRRGRLAGAALDVFEEEPLPDDSPLWDLPGVIVSPHMAGDVHGWRAAQAELFLDNLRRYLAGRPLRNVVDKERGYVSGRAGGP is encoded by the coding sequence ATGGGCCGTCCTCTCCTTGTCGCCCTGCACGACGGCACGCCGCTGCCGCACCCGGAACGCGTCGAGGCGCTCGCCGACGTCCGCCACGTCGGCGAGGACGGTCTGGCCGGCGCCCTGCCGGGCGCGGACGTGCTGCTTGTGGGCGGTGCCGGGTTCACCGGCATCGTGCGGGCCTGGCCGGCGGACCCGGCGCTCGCACCGCGCTGGGTCCATGTGGCCGCCACCGGCGTGGAGCACGTGCTGTTCGACGCGCTGGTACGCGATTCCGGGCTCACCCTGACCAACTCGCGCGGCATCTACGACGAGGCGATCGCCGAGTACGTCCTCGGCCTGATCCTCGCCCTCGCCAAGGACCTACCGGGCACCCTCGCCCACCAGCGGCGGCGCGAGTGGCGATGGCGGGAGAGCGAGCGGATCGGCGGCCGGGCCGTCCTCGTAGCCGGCACGGGGCCGATCGGCCGTGCCATCGCCCGCCAGTTGCGCGCCGCCGGCCTGCGGGTCAGTGGCGCGGGCCGTACCGGGCGCTCCGGCGATCCCGACTTCGGGACCGTGTACGGCGGCGGCGAGCTGCTCGCCGCGCTCGGAGAGGCCGACTACATCGTGCTGGCCGCTCCGCTCACCCCGCAGACGCGCGGGATGATCGACGAGCGGGCGCTGCGGGCGATGAAGCCCACCGCCCGGCTCGTCAACGTGGGCCGCGGCGGGCTGGTCGTCCAGGACGCGCTCGTGGACGCGCTGCGTCGCGGGCGGCTCGCCGGGGCGGCGCTGGACGTCTTCGAGGAGGAACCGCTGCCGGACGATTCGCCGCTCTGGGACCTGCCCGGAGTGATCGTCTCGCCGCACATGGCGGGCGACGTGCACGGCTGGCGGGCGGCGCAGGCCGAGCTGTTTCTCGACAACCTGCGCCGTTACCTCGCCGGCCGGCCGCTGCGCAACGTCGTGGACAAGGAACGGGGGTACGTCAGTGGCCGAGCCGGCGGGCCGTGA
- a CDS encoding NAD-dependent succinate-semialdehyde dehydrogenase: protein MSSPIERVPKRLFIAGQWADAASGATMPVDDPATGQILCHVADAGPEDGRRAEEAAVAAQEEWARTAPRTRSEILRRAYEIIISRTDELAMLMTSEMGKPLAEARVEVAYAAEFFRWFSEEAVRIEGAYGTLPDGRNRMLLSRRPVGPCLLITPWNFPLAMGTRKIGPAIAAGCTMVLKPAPQTPLSSLALAAILREAGLPDGVLNVVTTSHAGELIKPMLRRGHIRKLSFTGSTQVGRTLLAQCADTVVRTSMELGGNAPFIVFDDADLDTAVNSAMVAKMRNMGEACTAANRFFVHTSVADEFAARLAERMGSLVVGPGTEPGVDVGPLIDQAGRAKVADLVADAVERGAKVLIGGETPAGPGCFYPPTVLTGVDPGSRLTSTEIFGPVAAVLTFDDEDEVVRAANDTEWGLVAYVFTRDLSRALRVGDRLEVGMVGLNTGLVSNPAAPFGGVKQSGLGREGGRVGIEEFLDYKYLAVPV, encoded by the coding sequence ATGTCCTCACCCATCGAACGGGTGCCGAAGCGGCTGTTCATCGCCGGCCAGTGGGCCGATGCCGCCTCCGGCGCCACCATGCCCGTCGACGACCCCGCCACCGGCCAGATCCTGTGCCACGTGGCCGACGCCGGCCCCGAGGACGGGCGGCGCGCCGAGGAGGCGGCGGTCGCCGCGCAAGAAGAATGGGCGCGCACCGCACCGCGCACCCGCAGCGAGATCTTGCGCCGGGCGTACGAGATCATCATCTCTCGCACCGACGAGCTGGCCATGCTCATGACCTCCGAGATGGGCAAGCCGCTCGCGGAGGCGCGCGTCGAGGTGGCCTACGCGGCCGAGTTCTTCCGCTGGTTCTCCGAGGAAGCGGTACGGATCGAGGGGGCGTACGGCACGCTGCCCGACGGCCGCAACCGGATGCTGCTCTCACGCCGCCCGGTCGGGCCCTGCCTGCTGATCACCCCGTGGAACTTCCCGCTCGCCATGGGCACGCGCAAGATCGGCCCGGCCATCGCCGCAGGCTGCACGATGGTGCTCAAGCCGGCACCGCAGACGCCGCTGTCGAGCCTGGCGCTGGCCGCCATCCTGCGGGAGGCCGGCCTGCCCGACGGCGTGCTGAACGTCGTCACCACCTCCCACGCCGGCGAGCTGATCAAGCCGATGCTGCGCCGCGGGCACATCCGCAAGTTGTCCTTCACCGGATCCACACAGGTGGGACGCACGCTGCTGGCCCAGTGCGCCGACACCGTCGTGCGCACCTCCATGGAACTGGGCGGCAACGCGCCGTTCATCGTCTTCGACGACGCCGACCTGGACACCGCCGTGAACAGCGCGATGGTGGCGAAGATGCGCAACATGGGCGAGGCGTGCACCGCCGCCAACCGCTTCTTCGTGCACACCTCCGTCGCGGACGAGTTCGCGGCACGGCTCGCCGAGCGCATGGGGTCCTTGGTCGTGGGGCCGGGCACGGAGCCCGGTGTCGACGTCGGCCCGCTCATCGACCAGGCGGGCCGGGCCAAGGTCGCCGACCTGGTCGCCGACGCCGTCGAACGCGGCGCGAAGGTGCTGATCGGCGGCGAGACCCCGGCCGGTCCCGGCTGCTTCTACCCACCCACCGTCCTCACCGGCGTCGACCCGGGCTCCAGGCTCACGAGCACGGAGATCTTCGGGCCGGTGGCGGCCGTACTGACGTTCGACGACGAGGACGAGGTCGTACGGGCCGCCAACGACACCGAGTGGGGGCTGGTCGCTTACGTGTTCACCCGGGACCTGAGCCGTGCGTTGCGCGTCGGAGATCGGCTGGAGGTGGGCATGGTCGGACTCAACACCGGCCTGGTGTCCAATCCGGCGGCGCCCTTCGGCGGTGTCAAGCAGTCGGGGCTGGGCCGGGAGGGCGGCCGGGTCGGCATCGAGGAGTTCCTCGATTACAAGTACCTGGCCGTGCCGGTATGA
- a CDS encoding FAD-binding and (Fe-S)-binding domain-containing protein — protein sequence MTGRPGDASRVSHRPASARELLDVLGRTAPGLDVETDVGRRAQYAYDASNYRVPPLAVSFPRSAGDVRAVVRACHELGIPVTARGGGTSMAGNAVGPGVVLDFSRHMRRVLDLDPRTRTARVEAGVVLDDLRALAAREGLTFGPDPSSHSRCTLGGMIGNDACGNRSVRHGRTSAHVESLEIVTADGVLAYAERGGLRAADPADGERIARLEKDLRRLVEENLAPIRTELGRIPRQVSGYQLQHLLPERGFDVPRALVGTEGTCVLVTGATVGLVPQPSATALLVLGYDDVVAAAEDVPEILNWSPTAVEGMDEAIVGTMRARRGPGSVTGLPDGRAWLYVELDGDGGDGGAPDVTAAVAARARDLLDVLRSRGRLVAGRVVESDAERRSLWRVREDGAGLAARLVDGGESWPGWEDAAVEPANLAAYLRDFRALLAAHRLGGVLYGHFGAGCVHVRIDFDWSTDGGRAAARRFLREAATLVTGHGGTLSGEHGDGRARGELLEVMYGRRMLELFAAVKRVFDPEGLLNPGVIVAPAPLDADLALDTPSGARAWPTLTLFPQDSDGFAGAVRRCVGVGRCRSSAGGVMCPSYRATRDERDSTRGRARVLQEMLRGETVTDGWRSREVRDALDLCLSCKACSTDCPTGVDMATYKAEFLHRHYRGRPRPRAHYSLGWLPAAARVATLAAGPVNALLRGPAGRLLTRLGGIAPQRRLPAFAPRKALRAALAATPPGAREPEAVLFIDSFTAAFRPGVAAATSRVLAAAGVPAAPQAGLCCGLTWISTGQLAVARRVMERTVARLDASSSGPHATLPIVVPEPSCAAALAHDLPRLLGTEAAERVARRVHTLTAALDELAAAGWEPPPLPGRVVLQTHCHEYAQFPGHRPRDLLRRFGVREVAEAEGCCGLAGNFGFEAQHYDTSMAVADLALRPKLDELRDGVVVADGFGCATQVEHLGADRGIAALHLAELLDPGPETQTDTTTERKAGS from the coding sequence ATGACCGGCAGGCCCGGCGACGCCTCGCGCGTGTCCCACCGGCCCGCATCCGCCCGAGAGCTGCTGGATGTGCTCGGGCGGACCGCTCCCGGGCTGGATGTGGAGACGGACGTGGGCCGGCGCGCGCAGTACGCCTACGACGCCTCCAACTATCGGGTGCCGCCGCTGGCCGTCTCCTTCCCCCGGTCGGCCGGCGACGTGCGCGCCGTCGTCCGGGCCTGCCACGAACTCGGAATACCCGTCACCGCACGCGGCGGCGGGACCAGCATGGCCGGCAACGCCGTCGGACCGGGCGTCGTACTGGACTTCTCCCGCCACATGCGCCGCGTCCTGGACCTCGACCCCCGCACGCGCACCGCCCGTGTGGAGGCCGGTGTCGTCCTGGACGACCTGCGCGCGCTGGCCGCACGCGAAGGGCTGACATTCGGCCCCGACCCGTCCTCGCACAGCCGCTGCACCCTCGGCGGCATGATCGGCAACGACGCGTGCGGCAACCGGTCGGTCCGGCACGGACGCACGAGCGCGCACGTGGAGTCCCTGGAGATCGTGACGGCCGACGGCGTCCTTGCGTACGCCGAGCGCGGCGGGCTGCGTGCCGCCGACCCTGCCGACGGCGAGCGGATCGCGCGGCTGGAGAAGGACCTGCGGCGGCTCGTGGAGGAGAATCTCGCGCCGATCCGCACCGAGCTCGGCCGCATCCCGCGGCAGGTCTCCGGCTACCAGCTCCAGCACCTGCTGCCCGAACGCGGTTTCGACGTCCCCCGTGCTCTCGTCGGCACCGAGGGCACCTGCGTGCTGGTCACGGGGGCCACCGTGGGCCTGGTGCCGCAGCCTTCGGCCACCGCCCTGCTCGTGCTCGGCTACGACGACGTGGTCGCCGCCGCCGAGGACGTGCCGGAGATCCTGAACTGGTCTCCCACCGCTGTCGAAGGCATGGACGAGGCCATCGTCGGCACCATGCGGGCCCGTCGTGGCCCGGGCTCGGTCACCGGCCTGCCGGACGGGCGTGCCTGGCTGTACGTCGAACTAGACGGCGACGGCGGTGACGGCGGTGCGCCCGATGTGACGGCGGCGGTCGCGGCGCGGGCCCGCGACCTGCTCGACGTACTGCGTTCGCGCGGGCGGCTGGTGGCCGGTCGGGTGGTGGAGAGCGACGCCGAACGCAGGTCACTATGGCGGGTTCGCGAGGACGGCGCCGGTCTGGCCGCCCGCCTGGTGGACGGTGGCGAGTCGTGGCCGGGCTGGGAGGATGCGGCCGTCGAGCCGGCGAACCTCGCCGCCTACCTGCGAGACTTCCGCGCCCTGCTGGCGGCGCACAGGCTGGGCGGCGTGCTGTACGGGCACTTCGGAGCCGGCTGCGTCCACGTGCGCATCGACTTCGACTGGTCCACGGACGGCGGCAGGGCGGCGGCGCGGCGGTTCCTGCGCGAGGCGGCGACGCTGGTCACCGGGCACGGCGGCACTCTGTCGGGAGAGCACGGCGACGGCCGCGCCCGCGGCGAGCTGCTGGAAGTGATGTACGGGCGGCGCATGCTGGAGCTGTTCGCGGCCGTCAAGCGGGTCTTCGATCCGGAGGGGCTGCTCAACCCCGGCGTGATCGTCGCCCCGGCGCCGCTGGACGCCGACCTGGCGCTCGACACGCCGTCCGGCGCGCGGGCGTGGCCGACCCTGACGCTCTTCCCGCAGGACAGCGACGGTTTCGCCGGGGCGGTGCGCCGCTGCGTGGGCGTCGGCCGCTGCCGTTCCAGTGCGGGCGGCGTCATGTGCCCCAGCTACCGCGCCACCCGGGACGAACGCGACTCAACGCGTGGCAGGGCGCGCGTGCTGCAGGAGATGCTGCGTGGCGAGACCGTCACGGACGGCTGGCGTTCGCGGGAGGTGCGTGACGCGCTCGACCTGTGCCTGTCGTGCAAGGCCTGCTCGACCGACTGCCCCACGGGCGTTGACATGGCCACTTACAAGGCGGAGTTCCTGCACCGGCACTACCGCGGCCGGCCGCGGCCCCGTGCTCACTACTCCCTGGGCTGGCTGCCCGCGGCCGCGCGTGTGGCCACCCTGGCGGCCGGGCCGGTCAACGCGCTGCTACGCGGCCCGGCCGGGCGGCTGCTGACCCGGCTGGGCGGCATCGCGCCGCAGCGACGGCTGCCCGCGTTCGCCCCCCGGAAGGCCCTGCGCGCCGCCCTCGCCGCTACTCCCCCAGGCGCGCGGGAGCCCGAGGCGGTGTTGTTCATCGACAGTTTCACCGCGGCGTTCCGGCCAGGCGTGGCGGCGGCCACCTCCCGGGTTCTCGCCGCCGCCGGCGTGCCGGCCGCGCCACAAGCAGGACTGTGCTGCGGGCTGACCTGGATCAGCACCGGCCAGCTGGCCGTGGCGCGCCGCGTCATGGAGCGCACGGTCGCGCGTCTCGACGCGAGCTCCAGCGGTCCGCACGCAACGCTGCCGATCGTGGTACCCGAGCCCAGCTGCGCAGCCGCACTCGCCCACGATCTCCCCAGGCTGCTCGGCACCGAGGCCGCCGAGCGGGTGGCGCGCCGGGTCCACACACTCACCGCTGCCCTGGACGAACTCGCCGCGGCCGGATGGGAGCCGCCCCCGCTGCCCGGCCGGGTCGTCCTGCAGACCCACTGCCACGAATACGCCCAGTTCCCCGGGCACCGGCCGCGTGACCTGCTGCGCCGCTTCGGGGTACGGGAGGTCGCCGAGGCGGAGGGCTGCTGCGGCCTGGCGGGCAACTTCGGCTTCGAGGCCCAGCACTACGACACCTCCATGGCCGTCGCCGACCTGGCCCTGCGCCCCAAGCTGGACGAATTGCGCGACGGGGTGGTGGTGGCCGACGGATTCGGCTGCGCCACCCAGGTCGAGCACCTAGGCGCGGACCGGGGCATCGCCGCCCTGCACCTGGCGGAACTGCTCGACCCGGGCCCGGAGACGCAGACAGACACAACAACTGAACGAAAGGCAGGCTCATAA